CCGCTGGCGCTGCCGCTGATGCTGCTGGTCGCCGTCACCCTCTGGCGCGGCGCCGGCCAGTCGATCCGGGCCGCCCGGGTCAGCCGCCGGTTCCCGCTGATCGACCTCTCCCGGCTGGCCCGCCCGGTCTGGCCGGTGGGCACCGGCACGCCCCTGGCCGAGGCGCAGCGCCGACGCGCCGACGCCGCTCAACCCGACGCCGCCCTGCTGGTCACCGACTCCACCGGCCGACCGGTGGCGCTGGTCGACCCGGCCGCCGCCGAGGCGGTCCCCGTCGAGCGCCGGCCCTGGCTGGCGGTGGACGCCGTGGCCCGGTCCCTGGGCACACTTCCCACGCTCACCCTCGGGTGGGACGGCGAGCGGGTGATGGAGGCCGTACAGACCCACCCGGGCGCGCAGTACGTGGTGACGTCAGGCGAAGATGTCGTCGGCATTCTGCACATCGCGGACCTGGCACAGCTCCTCGAACCCAACCGGAAGATGACACCGTGACCGCAACTCCCTCCACCGTCCCCGCCACCCCGGCGCTGACACCCGTGCACCGAGGGCCGTTCCGGCCCGGCGACCGGGTCCAGTTGACCGACCCCAAGGGGCGGATGCACACCGTGACGCTGGAGCCGGGCAAGGAGTTCCACACCCACCGGGGCATCCTGGCGCACGACACGCTGATCGGGCTCCCCGACGGCAGTGTGGTGACCACCGCCGGTGGCGGCACCGCGTTCCTGGCCCTGCGGCCACTCCTGTCGGACTACGTGCTGTCCATGCCGCGCGGCGCGCAGGTCATCTACCCGAAGGACTCCGCGCAGATCGTCGCGATGGGTGACATCTTCCCCGGCGCGAAGGTCCTCGAGGCCGGCGCCGGCTCCGGCGCGCTGAGCTGCTCCCTGCTGCGCGCCGTCGGCACCGAGGGTGAGCTGCACTCGTTCGAGCTGCGTGACGACTTCGCCCAGATCGCCAAGCGCAACGTCGAGGCGTTCTTCAACGGGCCGCACCCGTCGTGGAATCTGCACGTCGGCGACGTCGCGCAGTGCCAGGAGACCGGCTTCGACCGGATCATCCTGGACATGCTGACCCCCTGGGAGACCCTCGACATGGTCGAGCGGGCTCTGGTGCCCGGCGGGGTGTTCATCGGCTACGTCGCCACCACGCCGCAGCTCTCCGAGCTGGTGGAGGCGCTGCGCGAGCGGGGCGGCTGGACCGAGCCGCGCGCCTGGGAGTCCCTGGTCCGCGACTGGCACGCCGAGGGCCTCGCCGTCCGCCCGGACCACCGGATGATCGCGCATACCGCGTTCCTGGTGTCCGCGCGCAAGCTCGCCCCGGGGGTGACAGCGCCGCCGCGTCGGCGCAAGCCCAGCAAGGGCAACGAGGCGTACGCGCAGCGCCGCCAGGACCTGCGTGAGGCGGAGGCGGCCCGACAGGCCGCCGCCGCCCAGGCGGCCGGTGCGCAGCCCGACGGTACGGGGGAGATGGACAGGCCGTGACCATCGAGCTGGGCGTGGGCACCGCCGAGCAGGGGGAGGCGCCGGCATGAGCCGACCGGGCTACGGCGGCGGTGACCTTCCCGCGGTCTTTCCCGACTGGTCGCCGTACCAGGATCTGGAGTCGG
This portion of the Micromonospora zamorensis genome encodes:
- a CDS encoding tRNA (adenine-N1)-methyltransferase produces the protein MTATPSTVPATPALTPVHRGPFRPGDRVQLTDPKGRMHTVTLEPGKEFHTHRGILAHDTLIGLPDGSVVTTAGGGTAFLALRPLLSDYVLSMPRGAQVIYPKDSAQIVAMGDIFPGAKVLEAGAGSGALSCSLLRAVGTEGELHSFELRDDFAQIAKRNVEAFFNGPHPSWNLHVGDVAQCQETGFDRIILDMLTPWETLDMVERALVPGGVFIGYVATTPQLSELVEALRERGGWTEPRAWESLVRDWHAEGLAVRPDHRMIAHTAFLVSARKLAPGVTAPPRRRKPSKGNEAYAQRRQDLREAEAARQAAAAQAAGAQPDGTGEMDRP